A stretch of Henckelia pumila isolate YLH828 chromosome 4, ASM3356847v2, whole genome shotgun sequence DNA encodes these proteins:
- the LOC140864497 gene encoding cytochrome P450 83B1-like, protein MYYFLLLVLSFSIIFVFNYLLKSKNGKKSSTLLPPGPKGLPLIGNLHEFDTVHPHVYLHQLAKKYGPLMSLRFGFRPAIVISSARVAKTALKNNDLAFSGRPSLIGFQKFSYNGNDIAFSSYNETWREMRKLSVIHLFSAKQVASFLPIRKDQVSRMIKDMITKSHSSDQVINLSQAAFFLSNSIVCRAGFGKQYDEVSKIRFDGVFKEAQELSVAFFFGDYFPFLGWIDKLTGTISRLDKNVRDLDNFFQEFIDDHLDPNRPDSMKGDILDLMIKLKQDHAAAVPIEWDNIKGILMNVFIAGTDTSASLIAWAMTALIKKPQAMKKAREEVRNVVGTKGTVDEDDIQNLPYLKAIIKETLRLFPPTPLSVPRETIEKCTIDGYEIPAKTMVYVNVHAIGLDPEYWENPTEFMPDRFLNSTIDYKGHDFGLLPFGSGRRGCPGMNFGIATVELALANLLYSFDWELPHGMKEEDLDMEVAAGLASHRKNDLCLVGKCYV, encoded by the exons ATGTATTATTTTCTTCTCCTAGTGCTGTCTTTCTCAATCATCTTTGTTTTCAACTATCTCTTGAAATCTAAAAATGGCAAGAAAAGCAGTACTCTACTCCCACCAGGTCCCAAGGGGCTTCCGTTGATCGGAAACTTGCATGAATTCGACACGGTGCATCCCCACGTCTATCTCCACCAACTCGCCAAAAAGTACGGCCCCCTCATGTCCTTGAGATTCGGTTTCCGGCCAGCCATCGTAATATCTTCTGCCAGAGTAGCCAAAACAGCCTTGAAAAACAATGACCTAGCATTTTCAGGGAGGCCATCGTTAATTGGGTTCCAAAAGTTTTCTTACAATGGCAATGATATTGCTTTCTCTAGTTACAACGAAACTTGGAGGGAAATGAGGAAACTCAGCGTCATTCATCTTTTCAGTGCCAAACAGGTGGCTTCATTTCTTCCTATTCGAAAGGACCAAGTTTCGCGAATGATCAAAGATATGATCACCAAATCACATTCGTCGGATCAGGTCATAAACTTGAGCCAGGCTGCCTTCTTTTTGAGTAATAGCATCGTATGCCGAGCCGGATTCGGGAAACAGTACGATGAAGTGAGTAAAATAAGGTTCGATGGAGTTTTCAAGGAAGCTCAAGAACTATCCGTAGCTTTCTTTTTTGGTGATTATTTCCCTTTCTTGGGTTGGATTGATAAATTAACCGGGACCATTTCCAGACTCGACAAGAATGTTAGGGATTTGGATAACTTTTTTCAAGAATTCATTGATGATCATCTGGATCCCAATCGGCCCGACTCCATGAAAGGGGACATTCTTGATTTGATGATCAAGTTGAAACAGGACCACGCAGCTGCGGTTCCTATTGAATGGGATAATATCAAGGGAATTCTCATG AATGTATTTATTGCTGGAACCGATACAAGTGCATCGTTGATAGCTTGGGCTATGACGGCTCTCATAAAAAAACCCCAAGCAATGAAGAAAGCACGAGAGGAAGTCCGAAATGTGGTAGGAACCAAAGGcaccgtagatgaagatgatattCAAAATCTTCCTTATCTAAAAGCAATCATCAAAGAAACTCTAAGATTGTTTCCTCCAACTCCACTTTCCGTCCCGAGAGAAACCATAGAAAAGTGCACGATAGATGGGTACGAAATCCCGGCAAAAACCATGGTGTATGTGAACGTTCATGCAATCGGTTTAGATCCAGAATACTGGGAAAACCCTACTGAATTCATGCCCGATCGATTCTTGAATAGTACTATAGACTACAAAGGGCACGATTTCGGGTTGCTCCCATTTGGATCGGGTAGAAGAGGCTGCCCTGGGATGAATTTTGGTATCGCGACTGTGGAGCTTGCACTTGCCAATCTTCTCTACTCATTTGACTGGGAGTTGCCCCATGGAATGAAGGAAGAAGACCTTGACATGGAAGTGGCTGCTGGGCTTGCAAGTCACAGGAAAAATGACCTTTGCCTTGTGGGCAAATGTTATGTATGA